From a single Methylacidiphilum kamchatkense Kam1 genomic region:
- a CDS encoding Do family serine endopeptidase → MEITEQPENIASGANDESGGNPSWKVTVTGDLQNVFGGLHVVDLDPTLRSRLSLSPKATGIYLVDVEGGYPAFDLLYPGDVIEEIRRPGSAPIKIHSVAEFLQLINQIPATESVAVFLQRGNNQMFVLLKP, encoded by the coding sequence GTGGAAATTACCGAACAGCCAGAAAATATTGCCAGTGGCGCTAACGATGAATCTGGAGGCAATCCGTCCTGGAAAGTGACTGTCACTGGAGATCTTCAAAATGTTTTTGGTGGCCTTCATGTAGTCGATCTAGATCCAACATTAAGATCGCGCTTATCTCTGAGTCCAAAAGCTACTGGCATCTATCTGGTTGATGTAGAAGGAGGCTATCCGGCCTTTGATCTGCTTTATCCAGGAGACGTTATTGAAGAAATTAGAAGGCCTGGAAGCGCCCCAATTAAGATCCATTCGGTTGCTGAATTCCTGCAGCTGATCAATCAGATTCCAGCAACGGAAAGCGTGGCCGTTTTCCTCCAGAGAGGAAATAACCAGATGTTTGTGTTGCTCAAGCCTTAG
- a CDS encoding rhomboid family intramembrane serine protease, translating into MNMPYWSNEQSGEPLFWVKNRPVYVTGVLILAHCVCFIIGVFAAALDFSSWFVELSFNTRAVLLHTKLWQLLTYPWVHTPSLAFALDMLVLYWFGHDVEHVLGRLKYLLLYFSLIFLPAVFSLGLSAIDPTIRGVMNGSDLIHFSLFIAYTCLFPSSELFLGIKAKWVAIIFLALFSLIDIASKSWIHLFWCWSSVAIATYSILGRKIFQYLPSFKIGMAKRKTQKPKAPESSSIYNKKKTEEDETIDAILDKIAKSGIGSLTKSERAALERARIALLKKDQKK; encoded by the coding sequence ATGAACATGCCGTACTGGTCCAACGAACAGAGCGGCGAGCCCCTCTTCTGGGTGAAAAACAGGCCGGTGTATGTCACCGGTGTTCTGATTCTTGCTCATTGTGTCTGTTTTATTATTGGGGTATTCGCTGCAGCTTTAGATTTTTCCTCTTGGTTTGTGGAACTTTCTTTCAATACGCGCGCTGTACTCCTCCATACCAAGCTCTGGCAACTGTTAACTTACCCCTGGGTTCATACCCCTTCTCTGGCATTCGCCCTTGACATGCTGGTTCTCTACTGGTTTGGCCATGATGTTGAACATGTCCTAGGAAGACTTAAATATTTGCTTCTTTATTTTTCGCTTATTTTCTTGCCTGCTGTCTTTTCTTTAGGCCTTTCAGCTATTGATCCAACAATCCGTGGAGTTATGAATGGGTCAGATCTCATTCATTTTTCCTTATTCATTGCCTACACCTGTTTATTCCCCTCCTCAGAGCTTTTTCTTGGCATCAAGGCAAAATGGGTGGCTATTATTTTCCTTGCTCTTTTCTCGTTGATCGATATCGCTTCTAAGTCTTGGATCCATCTCTTCTGGTGTTGGAGTTCAGTGGCGATTGCCACTTATTCGATACTTGGAAGAAAAATCTTTCAGTATTTACCCTCTTTCAAAATAGGAATGGCCAAACGAAAGACACAAAAACCGAAGGCCCCAGAGTCTTCTTCTATCTATAATAAGAAAAAAACAGAGGAAGATGAAACAATAGATGCCATTCTGGATAAAATTGCTAAAAGCGGTATAGGCAGTTTAACGAAATCCGAACGTGCTGCTTTAGAAAGAGCTCGTATAGCTTTGTTGAAAAAAGACCAAAAAAAGTAA